Within the Gammaproteobacteria bacterium genome, the region GAACAGATCTTCATCTCCTGCCAGGGGATGCCGAGGCGGGCGCAGGCCAGCTGTATCGTCGAAACATTGGGCAGCACTTCACGCGCTTCGATACAGAGCCGTGATTGCAGAAATGGCGCGATGCCGTGGCAGAGCGGATCACCCGTCGCCAGCACCACCACACGTTTATCTTCTGCCAGCGCAGCGCGTATCCACTCTGGCACTTGTGTCAGCTGGCCGGTCAGATCGCGCTGCTCGGTATGGGCAGCAAAATGGTTTTCAAAGAGTTGCAGGGTGCGTGTACCACCGATGACAAGATCGGCCTCTGCGATATATGCCAGCGCGCGCGGCGTGAGGCTGGCGCCGCCATCATCGAGTACACCGATGATGCGGCAGGGCTGAGCGAGATGATCGCCAGAGGTCATGAATTCATCTTTGCTCATGCTAAATTTCCTTCAGCTTCGGCGATCTTGTTGCCATCAAAATCGCAGACCAGCACTTTTAAACTGAACTGGCGCGGGTAACGCACTGCAATGGTGGCGACAACACGCTGCGCCAGTGCGTAGTGGAAGGCGCTGCTCAAGCCCAGCGCCTCCAGCCGTTCACTGGCATAACGCGCCGTTTCGTTATTGCGGATGTCGTTGCAGGTATCTTCATCCACACCAAGATCGGCAGCGATATCGGCCAGCAGGGCGGTATCGACTTCGGCGCGTCCGGCGTGGGTAATGGTCTCGCCCTGCGCCATCTTGGTGAGCTTGCCGACCATGCCGCCGATCACAACATGGGGAATCTTCCCTTTGACCACTGTATCCAGTGCGTAACGGAGGAAGTCGCCCATCTGTACAAAACAGGCGGTGGCCAGTTGCGGCAACTCCCTCATCACAAATTTTTCGGTGCGCCCACCCGTGGTGAGCACAACGGTGTCTTGACCCTGTGCAGCGGCGACCTCTATTCCTTGAATGACACTGGCGCGGAAAGCGGCGGTGGAGTAGGGGCGCACGATACCGGTGGTGCCGAGGATGGAGATGCCGCCGATGATGCCGAGCCGGGCGTTCAATGTTTTCTTCGCCATCGCCTCACCACCGGGGACGGAGATGGTTACTTCCAGCCCCTGCTGCCCCAGCAATGAAGCGGCAACGGCTCGCACATTCTCTTCGATGTTGCGCCGTGGTACTGGATTGATCGCCGGGCCACCCACATCGAGCCCGAGGCCGGGCATAGTGATGGCACCAACACCAGCGCCACCCTTGAGCACTACTTCATCCGGTGAAGAGGCGAGCAGACAGACATCAGCAGTGAGATGGGCGCCGTGAGTACAGTCCGGGTCATCGCCCGCATCCTTGATGATCACTGCATGGGCACAGTGGCCATCGACTCGTCCTTCGGTGACTGAAAAAATGACCTGCTGACCGTTGGGCAGCAGACACTCCACACTTTCGGGAACCTGGCCCTGCACCAGGCCGAGCGTGGCCGCGCGGGCCGCCGCCGCTGCGCAGGCGCCGGTGGTAAAACCGGTGCGTGTCCCTTTGGGTTTTTTCTCCATCACGGCGGCGCGGCTCTCTGGATTATCCCTGTGGCGACGATGAGGACTGTTGCGCCTCAGCCAGCGCCAGCAGTGCATGGATCGCGGCGACCACCAGCGTCGAGCCACCCTTGCGGCCATGGGTGATGATCCAGGGGGTCTCTTGCAGTTCGCTGACGATCTCCTTCGATTCGGCGGCAGAGACAAACCCCACCGGCATGCCGATGATCAGCGCCGGACGCGTCTGCTCTTCATTGATCAGACGCACAACCTCCAGCAGCGCAGTAGGCGCATTACCGATGGCGACGATGGCGCCGTCGAGCAGCCCCTGCCGCTGCGCCTTGCGCATCGCCTGCACGGCACGGGTGCTGTTGACGGCGCGCGCCTCTTCGATCACATCCTGGTCGCTGATGAATTGATGCAGCTCAACACCAAAATGGGCAAGGCGAGGCCGCGATACGCCAACGCAGATCATCTCGACATCGGCGATGATCGGTTTGCCGTTGAGGATGGCGGCGACGCCCGCTTCTATGGCGTCTGGGTGAAACCGCGTCAGGCCGTTGAACTCGAAGTCCGCCGTGGCGTGAATCATGCGCCGCACGAGGGGCCACTGGTCGAGGCTGTAGCTGTGGGCACCGACCTCTTGGTCAACGATGGCGAAGGAGTCGTGTTCGATCTGTTGCCCCGCCTGGGTCAGCTGCTCGGTAATCGTATTGATATTGCCCATTTGTCTCTTATCTCAATCTTATGGTCAATGCTATTAACTTCAACGATGCGCTATCAAATGTAGACCTATCAAATGTAGGGTGGACACGCTTTTGTGCCCACCAAGCGTGCGCAGTTTTTTAAAGGAGTGCCTAACAGCACAGCTGGTGGGCACAAACAACGTGCCCACCCTACATCTATTTATGGCTGTGATCATGATCATGATCATGGTGGCAGTGCTCATGCTCATCATGATGGTGTTCGCCATGGTCATCGTGATCGTGATGATGGTGATGCCCATGATCACTCTCTTCGGCGAGGAGGCGATATTGACAGCCATCACACTCCATCATGGTCTTTTCACAGTGAGTCGTTTCGCCACGCGCGTCACGCACACGGCTGTTGAGTGTCTCGTAGATCTCTTTTTCAAAACCGAAGTAGTCGCCGTGGGCGATGGCCAGCTGTGGATACTGCTCCTGCAAGCGCGCCACCTGCCGTTTGATGCGCTCGATCAGGGTGCCGGTAAAGAGGTAGTAGGGGAGCACGGCGATCTGGGTCATGCCCAGTTTGGCATGACGTTGCACCACGCCCTCAAGGCGTGGGTGGGTGATGCCGGTAAAGGCGATATCGACCAGTTCGTGGTCGCTCTCTTCGAAGAGCCAGCGCGCCATCTTGGCCACTTCGCCATTGGCGATCCGGTCGGATGAGCCGCGCCCCAGCAGGATGACGCCGGTCGTTTTGGGGTCGGGCATATCCAACTTGGCCAGCACCTTGCGCAGGTTGCGCTTAAGGATGGTGAGTATCTGATCGGTCGCACCGATGTGGCGGGCGTAGATGAATTCAATTTCGGGATGACGTTGGCGCGCCTTGTCGATGTGGTGCGGAATCTCCATCTTGACGTGGCCCGCTGCATTCAAGATCAGCGGAATAACGATGACCTGTGCTGAATCGTTGGCAGCGGTGTCGAGCCCCTGGTCGAGCAGCACATCGGCAAATTCGATGAAGCAGGTTTCGATACGCCACTGCGGATTTTTCTTGGCCCACTGCGCCGCGAACTGATCGATCTCGACATTGCCGGGTGTGTGGCGTGAGCCGTGGCCCACTAACAGGATGGTGCTCTTCATTGCTCGTTACCTGCCGGTTTTTCCGCTTTACGAAAGCGATGGGTAAATGTTTTGTCGTAGAGTTTTGACTTCTTCAACTCTGGCCAGTGGCGTGCGCCCAGCGCCGGGCTGACGATAATCATCGCCTGACTGGTGATCTTCTCGGCGATGCACCTGTCGCGGATATCGCTCAGGGTGCCGCGAACGATCTTCTCCTCATCGGGCCAGCTCGCCTTCTGTACTACCAGCACCGGCGCATCCTCGCTCCAGCCTGCCGCCAGCAGTTCGCCCTGCACCTTTTTTAACAGGGTGATCGAGAGGAAGATGCATAGCGTGGAGTGGTGTTGCGCCAGCGCTTGCAGCGATTCACCTTCCGGCATCGGGGTACGCCCCTCGACACGGGTGAGGATCACGGTCTGTGTCACCTCGGGCAGCGTCAGGCTCTCAACCGCCGTGGCGGCGGAGGCCATGGCGGATGAGACCCCAGGCACCACGCCGACCTCGATGCCCGCCGCATCCAGCGGTTGCACCATCTCGATCAAGGCGCCATAAAGGCCGGGATCGCCTGTTTGCAGACGTATGACTGTCTCATGCGCTTGCGCCTTGGCGATGAGCCAGCCAGTGATCTCCTCCAACGCCATATCTTTCGAATCGGCGATCTCGCACCCTGCTGGCGCCCAGCGCATCGCCGCCTCTGAGACCAGAGAACCGGCGTAGATGATGGCGGAGGCAGCGGCGATCAGATCACGTCCCTTGACCGTAATCAGATCAGGATCACCCGGCCCGGCGCCGACAAACCACACCTTGCCCATCGTCAATCCACCCACTTCTGAAAGAGACCATAAAGAGCACCCAAACTCAGCCAAAAGAGAGCGTTGGCGATCGCTGTGGCCACGACAAAAGCGTGTACCAACTCCGCCGGGGCCGTGCTGACATGGATGTCGGGCTGTGGCGCGCCGATAAGATGGGGCGCAATGAGCACCACCACACCCAGGATTTTAAAGGCAGTACGGGGCGAAAAAACGATCAGCCAGAGAGCGCTCGCCGTGGCGATCACCGTCCCTCCCCACCAGAGCTGCCGCGCCATTAACGCCGCCGACTCGGTACCAGGCAGTTCAGGCGGCAGACCGAGTGATGGCGCAACAAAAAATACTGCGTAACCACCCAGCCCCCACAGCAGACCTGAACGCCAGGTCAGCTTTGCATTACGCAGCGTTACCAAAGCCCCCAGCAAGAGGGTAAAACCAAACGCCACCACAATATTGGCCCCAGCCGTGAAGAGTGTGCGCTCCCACCCCTCTGCGGGCTGCCAGCCGCCATGTTCATGCCCGTGGTCAGCCGCAGCATGGTCGTGCTCTGCACTGAGCTGATGCCCAGCCGCCTGCTCATACTGCTCCGCCTCCAGCAGCTGCGGTATCACCTGGAATTGTTGCACCAGCGTTAATAACAGCCCCACCAGCAGCCCCACCAGCGCGGCTACGGCAATTCTGTTTTTAAATGTGCCCAGACTCATCGTCGTTGCACGGCTTAATGACATGGAAATCCCGTTGCATGGCGCGTATCGTGCGCCGCACTGTGTACCATCTGGTTTTCAGCGAACCCTGCAACAAAGACGAGCGCCAAACCAAAGAGCGCCGCCAGCACTGCCGGCAAGCGGCGACGGGCTGCACCTGACGTTGCGGCAGGGATCTCTAAACTATGTTCAATGTGCATGGTTTTCTCCTTTTTAGGTTAGTGATGTTAATAAGGGCGACGGTACGAAGAGGCGTGCCGTCGCTCTCGGGTTCGATGGAAAATAGAGGTGCAGATAGGAGGCGTTGGTTCGACCGGCACGATAGACTGCCTCGCCGCGTCGTCCCGCGCGCACGCCTTCGCTGACGGCGACAGGTGCCAGCGGACTCTCCATCTGCGAGTAGTGAAACGTGTGGCCGCGCATCGACCCTTCAGGCAACGCTACGCTGTGCAGTCCGAGGTTGGCAAGCTTCTCCTGCATTTTTGCACTACCTGAAAGTAACCCAACCATCTCCGCTTTATGGCCGTGAAGATCGGTAAGCGACTCCAGCAGATACAACATGCCGCCACACTCGGCGACGATGGGCTTGCCCGCCGCGTGATGAGTACGCACGGATTCGATCATGCCATGGTTGGCGGCGAGTTGTACACTGTGCAATTCCGGGTAGCCGCCGGGCAGATACAGGCTGTCTGCTTGAGGAAGTGCGGCGTCACGCAGGGGTGAGAAAAAGACCAGCTCCGCCCCCAGCGCGGTGAGCAGGTCGAGATTGGCCTGATAAAGAAATGAAAACGCCGCGTCACGCGCCACCGCGATGCGCACACCTTCGAGCAACGGCGACAGCGGTGTAGTGTTCACAGGATCAAATGAAATGGTATCGGGAAGATCGGTAAAACCGTGTTTCATCCAGACATCCGCCAGGTGATCGAGACGTTTTTCGATGTCAATGATTTCCGCCGCTTGAACCAAGCCGAGATGCCGGTCAGGAAGCGCGATATCGGCATCTCGCGGCAGGCTCGCCCACAAGCGCAAGCCTTCTGGCAGGCTTTCAGCCAGCATGGCGGAGTGATGCTCCCCTGCAACCATATTGGCCGCCACACCCGCGCAAACAAGATCCTCCCGGTAATGTGCCAGCCCATACGCGACAGCACCGAAGGTTTGGGCCATGGCGCCTGCGTCGATCACGGCAAGCACCGGCAGACCGAATTTGACAGCAAGATCCGCGCTTGAAGGTTGTCCATCAAAAAGACCCATCACGCCCTCAACCAGAATCAGGTCCGCGTCGACGATCGCCTCCCACAATAATTGCCGGCAATGCGCCTCGCCGACCATCCACAGATCAAGCTGATACACTGGGTTTCCCGATGCGCGTTCAAGAATCATGGGATCAAGAAAATCCGGCCCCGTCTTGAACACACGCACCCGCCGCCCTTGGTTGCGATGATAGCGCGCCAGCGCGGCCGTGGTGATGGTCTTGCCTTGGCCCGATGCGGGGGCGGTGATGAGCAGCGCCGGGCAGTGGCGAGGCGCGCTCACAATTCAACACCGTTTTGTGCGCGCATGCCCGCCTGGAAGGCGTGCTTGATGAGGGTCATTTCGGTAACGGTGTCCGCAGCCTCAATGAGCGCGGGAGGAGCGGCGCGGCCAGTGATCACCACATGCTGACGAGCGGGGCGCGCACCCACTGTATCGAGTACATCATCCAGCGACAGATAGCCGTATTTGAGCGCGATATTGAGTTCGTCCAGCACCACCAGCGCCGTATCCGCATCACGCAGCAGCGTTGCCGCCACCGCCCAAGCCGCTTGTGCAGCCTGAATGTCACGACTACGATCTTGCGTCTCCCAGGTAAAGCCTTCGCCCATCACGTGATAGCTGATCTCCGGAAAGCGCCGAAAGAAAGCCTCTTCGCCGGTGGAAAAACTGCCTTTGATGAACTGCACCACACCCACCCGCATACCGTGGCCGAGTGCCCGCGCCACCATGCCGAAAGCCGCCGTGCTCTTGCCTTTGCCGTTACCGGTATTGACGATGAGCACGCCGCGTTCTTCCGTGGCCGACGCAATATGAGCGTCCACCACCGCCTTTTTGCGTTGCATGCGCAGCCGGTGACGCTCCTCTCTTGAGGTATCCGGCGCGCCCGGCACATCGGCCACGTCGCTCATCTTGAGATAGTGCTCTCTACGTTGTGCTTGTTCACAGCAGAAAGTGCGGCGTGAATCACCGCTGCAATGCCAACATAGAATGCCAGCGATGACAGATCATGCGGAAAGTATTTCACCAGCCGCGCACCAAACTCCACTAGGCTAGTCTGCGCAAAGCGGCCTGAAAGAAAGTAAAAACCGCCACTGGAGAACAACTCACACAGCAGCGCGCCGACGAGCAGGCTGAGTGTAAGCCGCCCAATCATCCTTGTCATCGTGGCGTGGTGATATTGCGCATACCAACGGCCCGCGAGCCAAAGCGCACCATAGGCCGGCAGCAAAAATGCGTAGGCCGGTGTGATGCAAAAAGTGCCGGCGCCGCCCCAGGTGACGGCAGAATAATCCAGAAGCGTCACCGTGGCGATCAACATGGGAAACACCCAAAGGGGGCGCAGATATACCCCGGCAAGAAAAAACACCGCCCAGGACGCGCCTGGCAGGTTGTTCAGCGTGGCGAAATGCTGGCCGCGCGTGGCGGCCATCAGTGCCACCAACACAGCGCCTATCATGAGCTGGTGACGTGGAGCAAGCGTTGACATGTGCCTTACCTCTTATGTGGGTGACTTGCCGGGTTGGTAACGGAACGTGATGAAGAAGTTGCGTCCCGCCTGATTGTAATACGACGCCGTTTCATAGCGCTTATCAAACAGGTTGGCAATGCGCGCCTGCACCAACCAGTTTTTGGCAAGTGCGCGCTCGACACGCAGATCAAGCGTAGTGTAGCCACCCATGGTGCGTGTATTAGCGAGGTCATCGAAACGCTTGCCTTCAGCAAAAAGCGTTGCACCAACACGGTAATGTCCGAAGCC harbors:
- a CDS encoding cobalt-precorrin-5B (C(1))-methyltransferase → MMEKKPKGTRTGFTTGACAAAAARAATLGLVQGQVPESVECLLPNGQQVIFSVTEGRVDGHCAHAVIIKDAGDDPDCTHGAHLTADVCLLASSPDEVVLKGGAGVGAITMPGLGLDVGGPAINPVPRRNIEENVRAVAASLLGQQGLEVTISVPGGEAMAKKTLNARLGIIGGISILGTTGIVRPYSTAAFRASVIQGIEVAAAQGQDTVVLTTGGRTEKFVMRELPQLATACFVQMGDFLRYALDTVVKGKIPHVVIGGMVGKLTKMAQGETITHAGRAEVDTALLADIAADLGVDEDTCNDIRNNETARYASERLEALGLSSAFHYALAQRVVATIAVRYPRQFSLKVLVCDFDGNKIAEAEGNLA
- a CDS encoding precorrin-8X methylmutase, with protein sequence MGNINTITEQLTQAGQQIEHDSFAIVDQEVGAHSYSLDQWPLVRRMIHATADFEFNGLTRFHPDAIEAGVAAILNGKPIIADVEMICVGVSRPRLAHFGVELHQFISDQDVIEEARAVNSTRAVQAMRKAQRQGLLDGAIVAIGNAPTALLEVVRLINEEQTRPALIIGMPVGFVSAAESKEIVSELQETPWIITHGRKGGSTLVVAAIHALLALAEAQQSSSSPQG
- a CDS encoding sirohydrochlorin chelatase, with translation MKSTILLVGHGSRHTPGNVEIDQFAAQWAKKNPQWRIETCFIEFADVLLDQGLDTAANDSAQVIVIPLILNAAGHVKMEIPHHIDKARQRHPEIEFIYARHIGATDQILTILKRNLRKVLAKLDMPDPKTTGVILLGRGSSDRIANGEVAKMARWLFEESDHELVDIAFTGITHPRLEGVVQRHAKLGMTQIAVLPYYLFTGTLIERIKRQVARLQEQYPQLAIAHGDYFGFEKEIYETLNSRVRDARGETTHCEKTMMECDGCQYRLLAEESDHGHHHHHDHDDHGEHHHDEHEHCHHDHDHDHSHK
- the cobM gene encoding precorrin-4 C(11)-methyltransferase, giving the protein MGKVWFVGAGPGDPDLITVKGRDLIAAASAIIYAGSLVSEAAMRWAPAGCEIADSKDMALEEITGWLIAKAQAHETVIRLQTGDPGLYGALIEMVQPLDAAGIEVGVVPGVSSAMASAATAVESLTLPEVTQTVILTRVEGRTPMPEGESLQALAQHHSTLCIFLSITLLKKVQGELLAAGWSEDAPVLVVQKASWPDEEKIVRGTLSDIRDRCIAEKITSQAMIIVSPALGARHWPELKKSKLYDKTFTHRFRKAEKPAGNEQ
- a CDS encoding CbtA family protein, with amino-acid sequence MSLSRATTMSLGTFKNRIAVAALVGLLVGLLLTLVQQFQVIPQLLEAEQYEQAAGHQLSAEHDHAAADHGHEHGGWQPAEGWERTLFTAGANIVVAFGFTLLLGALVTLRNAKLTWRSGLLWGLGGYAVFFVAPSLGLPPELPGTESAALMARQLWWGGTVIATASALWLIVFSPRTAFKILGVVVLIAPHLIGAPQPDIHVSTAPAELVHAFVVATAIANALFWLSLGALYGLFQKWVD
- a CDS encoding CbtB-domain containing protein translates to MHIEHSLEIPAATSGAARRRLPAVLAALFGLALVFVAGFAENQMVHSAAHDTRHATGFPCH
- a CDS encoding cobyrinate a,c-diamide synthase, producing MSAPRHCPALLITAPASGQGKTITTAALARYHRNQGRRVRVFKTGPDFLDPMILERASGNPVYQLDLWMVGEAHCRQLLWEAIVDADLILVEGVMGLFDGQPSSADLAVKFGLPVLAVIDAGAMAQTFGAVAYGLAHYREDLVCAGVAANMVAGEHHSAMLAESLPEGLRLWASLPRDADIALPDRHLGLVQAAEIIDIEKRLDHLADVWMKHGFTDLPDTISFDPVNTTPLSPLLEGVRIAVARDAAFSFLYQANLDLLTALGAELVFFSPLRDAALPQADSLYLPGGYPELHSVQLAANHGMIESVRTHHAAGKPIVAECGGMLYLLESLTDLHGHKAEMVGLLSGSAKMQEKLANLGLHSVALPEGSMRGHTFHYSQMESPLAPVAVSEGVRAGRRGEAVYRAGRTNASYLHLYFPSNPRATARLFVPSPLLTSLT
- the cobO gene encoding cob(I)yrinic acid a,c-diamide adenosyltransferase, whose translation is MSDVADVPGAPDTSREERHRLRMQRKKAVVDAHIASATEERGVLIVNTGNGKGKSTAAFGMVARALGHGMRVGVVQFIKGSFSTGEEAFFRRFPEISYHVMGEGFTWETQDRSRDIQAAQAAWAVAATLLRDADTALVVLDELNIALKYGYLSLDDVLDTVGARPARQHVVITGRAAPPALIEAADTVTEMTLIKHAFQAGMRAQNGVEL